A DNA window from Halomicrobium mukohataei DSM 12286 contains the following coding sequences:
- a CDS encoding RAD55 family ATPase, translating into MIELTKTGIDGLDAILNGGIVTNSTTLVSGNPGAGKSILGLQYIYNGVEQFDEKGIYLSFEENESDLREAAESIGFDKWPEFVESGDIKVYDKQVLLRENDFSSSLELLLDDLEDDKYDRLVLDSLTMFELFFEDETEKRTYLLKFTDILNNNGLTSLLTNEQGAVFPDTDIGLENYLTDGNIYLIQTPTDTGVNRYVWVAKMRKQDIETDIYPMEISWGGIKVHENASAFSMMSEEDSPI; encoded by the coding sequence ATGATCGAACTCACAAAGACAGGTATCGACGGCCTCGACGCAATTTTGAACGGTGGTATCGTCACGAACTCGACGACGCTGGTGAGTGGGAACCCCGGTGCCGGGAAGTCGATTCTCGGCCTCCAGTACATCTACAACGGCGTCGAGCAGTTCGACGAGAAAGGGATCTATCTCTCCTTCGAAGAGAACGAATCCGACCTCAGAGAGGCCGCGGAGTCGATCGGCTTCGACAAGTGGCCCGAATTCGTCGAGAGCGGCGACATCAAAGTGTACGACAAGCAGGTCTTGCTTCGGGAGAACGACTTCTCTTCCTCGCTGGAACTACTCCTCGACGACCTCGAAGACGACAAGTACGACCGGCTGGTGCTGGACTCGCTGACGATGTTCGAGCTGTTCTTCGAAGACGAGACAGAAAAACGCACGTACCTGCTGAAGTTCACGGACATCCTCAACAACAACGGATTGACGAGTCTCCTGACCAACGAACAGGGCGCGGTGTTCCCGGACACGGACATCGGCCTGGAGAACTACCTCACCGACGGCAACATCTACCTGATCCAGACGCCGACCGACACCGGCGTCAACCGATACGTCTGGGTCGCGAAGATGCGCAAACAGGACATCGAGACGGACATCTACCCGATGGAGATCTCGTGGGGTGGTATCAAGGTCCACGAAAACGCGAGCGCGTTCTCGATGATGAGCGAAGAGGACTCTCCGATCTGA
- a CDS encoding CheF family chemotaxis protein, which yields MSDGEQKLADAKGKFVQVVKDGRKRNDIDWRAGRIILSNKRLVLVSNEGKRTIPLSKITSITGRDNVNKAIAKVSGYLSLQVGSNVTLIAPQDIEGFESKLYSALLDQTVVLVKHPAVEGGVVQDTEWEKGRLKIDGDSVDLAIASGSFVELEVDDVGSAELKTKTVTGKQRRVAEIEHTVEGTSVETHVSGSKSDVSVLASFVRRGEQAGEVDVELSKEENEVLMALYTGVSPFQIPDFVGMEIGQVEEIYDRLIEYGILEPVRTRREVQLEARGRSIAGEAVDDQ from the coding sequence ATGAGCGACGGCGAACAGAAGCTGGCCGACGCCAAGGGGAAGTTCGTCCAGGTCGTCAAGGACGGTCGCAAGCGCAACGACATCGACTGGCGAGCGGGCCGGATCATCCTCTCGAACAAGCGACTGGTGCTCGTCAGCAACGAGGGTAAGCGGACAATCCCGCTCTCGAAGATCACCTCGATCACGGGCCGGGACAACGTCAACAAGGCCATCGCGAAGGTGTCGGGCTATCTCTCCTTGCAGGTCGGGTCGAACGTCACGCTGATCGCTCCACAGGACATCGAAGGGTTCGAGTCGAAGCTGTACAGCGCGCTGCTGGACCAGACCGTCGTCCTCGTGAAACACCCGGCCGTCGAGGGCGGCGTCGTCCAGGACACGGAGTGGGAGAAAGGACGACTCAAGATCGACGGCGACAGCGTCGACCTCGCCATCGCGTCGGGGTCGTTCGTCGAGTTGGAGGTCGACGACGTGGGCAGCGCCGAACTCAAAACCAAGACCGTGACGGGCAAGCAGCGACGGGTCGCCGAGATCGAACACACGGTCGAAGGGACCAGCGTCGAGACCCACGTCTCGGGCTCCAAGAGCGACGTGTCCGTGCTCGCCTCGTTCGTGCGACGGGGCGAGCAGGCCGGCGAGGTCGACGTGGAGCTCAGCAAGGAGGAAAACGAGGTCCTGATGGCGCTGTACACCGGCGTCTCTCCGTTCCAGATCCCCGACTTCGTCGGTATGGAGATCGGACAGGTCGAGGAGATTTACGACCGGCTCATCGAGTACGGCATTCTGGAGCCGGTCCGGACTCGCCGCGAGGTCCAGCTAGAGGCCCGTGGTCGCTCGATCGCTGGCGAAGCCGTCGACGATCAGTGA
- a CDS encoding CheR family methyltransferase, producing the protein MSQGDQRQFQELLEFIGAEMDFESGFYNDAYLDRRITARMRRTDIDSYREYRRQLERDDDERAALLDSLSINVTGFFRNPEAWESLRSVLRDLTDQHRRVNLWSAPCADGREPYSAAMLALDDPQVDDRSVSILGTDINEDILREAREGTYETSHTTDIADELAPLDDYSEYIDRDGDSFRIRKRVSDMVEFEQHDLIRGASKRDFDLVFCRNLLIYIDGEYKVPIFETIEESLREGGYLMIGMTETLPTACRDSFEAVDKQHRIYRKV; encoded by the coding sequence ATGAGCCAGGGCGACCAGCGGCAGTTTCAGGAACTACTGGAGTTCATCGGTGCCGAGATGGACTTCGAGTCGGGGTTCTACAACGACGCGTACCTCGATCGCCGCATCACCGCCCGGATGCGCCGGACCGACATCGACAGCTACCGCGAGTACCGCCGGCAACTGGAGCGAGACGACGACGAGCGAGCGGCGCTGCTCGACTCGCTGTCGATCAACGTCACGGGCTTCTTTCGCAACCCAGAGGCCTGGGAGAGCCTCCGGAGCGTCCTCCGGGACCTGACCGACCAGCACCGCCGCGTGAACCTCTGGAGTGCGCCCTGTGCCGACGGTCGAGAGCCCTACTCCGCGGCGATGCTCGCGCTGGACGACCCGCAGGTCGACGACCGCTCGGTCTCGATACTGGGAACCGACATCAACGAGGACATCCTCCGGGAGGCGCGCGAGGGTACCTACGAGACCTCACACACCACGGACATCGCAGACGAGCTCGCCCCCCTCGACGACTACAGCGAGTACATCGATCGCGACGGCGACTCGTTTCGCATCCGAAAGCGGGTCAGCGACATGGTCGAGTTCGAGCAACACGACCTCATCCGCGGCGCGTCGAAGCGGGACTTCGACCTCGTGTTCTGTCGGAACCTCCTGATCTACATCGACGGCGAGTACAAGGTGCCGATCTTCGAGACGATCGAGGAATCGCTGCGTGAGGGTGGCTACCTGATGATCGGGATGACAGAGACGCTGCCGACCGCCTGCCGAGACAGCTTCGAGGCGGTCGACAAGCAACACCGCATCTACCGGAAGGTATGA
- a CDS encoding DUF7521 family protein — MIELLYAISTLVFVVAGLTMVGMAMRAYVQTSRDAMLHLSLGFALAVAGAAATMISAFVNDFEGVRSLLLVNSGLTTFGFLFVMYSLVAYDS, encoded by the coding sequence ATGATAGAACTCCTGTACGCTATCTCTACGCTCGTCTTCGTCGTCGCCGGACTCACGATGGTCGGGATGGCTATGCGTGCGTACGTCCAGACGTCCCGTGACGCGATGTTGCACCTCTCGCTTGGGTTCGCGCTGGCGGTCGCCGGTGCGGCCGCGACGATGATCAGCGCGTTCGTCAACGACTTCGAGGGCGTCCGGTCGCTCCTGCTGGTCAACAGCGGGCTGACGACGTTCGGGTTCCTGTTCGTGATGTACAGCCTCGTCGCCTACGATAGCTAG
- a CDS encoding ArsR/SmtB family transcription factor, whose protein sequence is MASVDILQTLGNKYSAEILDATDEPASAQELSDELGIPIATCYRRIDELTEHDLLELHDNILSDDRRRIKVYRRSVDEITVDFDDELSVHVEDRSEVTNKLDEAWRTLSEG, encoded by the coding sequence ATGGCTTCAGTGGATATTCTGCAAACGCTGGGGAACAAATACAGCGCAGAGATCTTGGATGCCACGGACGAACCCGCGTCCGCCCAGGAACTCAGCGACGAGCTGGGGATCCCGATCGCGACGTGCTACCGCCGGATCGACGAGCTGACCGAACACGACCTGCTCGAACTCCACGACAACATTCTCTCTGACGACCGCCGTCGCATCAAGGTCTATCGCCGTTCCGTCGACGAGATCACCGTCGACTTCGACGACGAGCTCTCCGTCCACGTCGAGGACCGGTCGGAAGTGACCAACAAGCTCGACGAGGCCTGGCGGACCCTCTCCGAAGGATAG
- the cheA gene encoding chemotaxis protein CheA, translating to MNDQYLDAFIRESEEAITELNNSLLDLESDPEDTEAMESIFRTAHTLKGNFGAMGFDDASSLAHAIEDLLDEMRDGNMPVTPDVMDLIFAGVDKIEAIVSEIEEHGESGTDVDEIVDDLRTVLEEGVDAAEGAADDADGPDEAPDDTTDTDSSGDGDVAVETNVSPDTADDSIIAAEIDIGDSDMLGVDAMLAIEAVEDYFDVLDAAPQREAVEDGEFSDTFTLYLDAEDTGTVDNTLSGIGKIESAETADVTDALSEKSGSTSDETEHKVDEIKSVRVDVDQLDDLHGLVEQLVTSRIKLRRAVEQDDLDGAGENLNELDKITANLQNTVMDMRLIPLKKVVGKFPRLVRDLSRDLGKEVDFEIEGEDIELDRTILTEISDPLMHILRNSVDHGIEPPEVREEKGKPRTGTVELRASRERDHVIIQVEDDGAGLDVEAIRDKAIEKGVRSPEELEAMDDSSIYDLVFHPGFSTADQVTDTSGRGVGMDVVHDTVTQLDGSVNVESTPGEGTTVSLRLPVTMAIVKVLFVEVGDEEYGIPLKNVDEITRADDRKQVNGKDVIKHNDEIYPIIQLGETFDAPGETANGDGMLVRVRESERQVALHCDSVNSQEEVVVKPLEGILSGTPGLSGTAVLGDGNIVHILDVVTL from the coding sequence ATGAACGATCAGTACCTCGATGCGTTTATTCGAGAGAGCGAAGAGGCGATCACGGAACTGAACAACTCCCTGCTGGATCTGGAGTCGGATCCGGAGGACACGGAAGCGATGGAGTCCATCTTCCGGACGGCACACACGCTCAAAGGGAACTTCGGCGCGATGGGGTTCGACGACGCGTCGTCGCTGGCCCACGCTATCGAAGACCTCCTGGACGAGATGCGGGACGGTAACATGCCCGTCACGCCGGACGTGATGGACCTGATCTTCGCGGGCGTGGACAAGATAGAGGCCATCGTCAGCGAGATCGAGGAACACGGCGAGTCCGGGACCGACGTAGACGAGATCGTCGACGACCTCCGAACGGTCCTCGAAGAGGGCGTCGACGCCGCCGAGGGCGCGGCCGACGACGCGGACGGTCCGGACGAGGCCCCGGACGATACGACCGACACGGACTCGTCCGGAGACGGAGACGTTGCCGTCGAGACGAACGTCAGTCCCGACACGGCCGACGACAGCATCATCGCCGCGGAGATCGACATCGGCGACTCCGACATGCTGGGCGTCGACGCGATGCTGGCGATCGAGGCCGTCGAGGACTACTTCGACGTGCTCGATGCCGCCCCACAGCGCGAGGCCGTCGAAGACGGGGAGTTCAGCGATACGTTCACCCTGTACCTCGACGCCGAAGACACCGGGACCGTCGACAACACGCTTTCCGGGATCGGCAAGATCGAGAGCGCGGAGACGGCAGACGTGACCGACGCACTCAGCGAGAAAAGCGGGAGCACCAGCGACGAGACCGAACACAAGGTCGACGAGATCAAGTCCGTCCGCGTCGACGTCGACCAGCTCGACGATCTCCACGGACTGGTCGAGCAGCTGGTGACCAGCCGAATCAAGCTCCGCCGTGCCGTCGAGCAGGACGACCTCGACGGAGCCGGCGAGAACCTCAACGAGCTGGACAAGATCACGGCGAACCTCCAGAACACCGTGATGGACATGCGTCTGATCCCGCTGAAGAAGGTCGTCGGGAAGTTCCCGCGGCTGGTTCGGGACCTCTCGCGGGATCTGGGCAAGGAGGTCGACTTCGAGATCGAGGGCGAAGACATCGAACTCGACCGGACGATCCTCACGGAGATCTCCGACCCGCTGATGCACATCCTGCGCAACTCCGTCGACCACGGCATCGAGCCACCGGAGGTCCGCGAGGAGAAGGGCAAGCCACGCACGGGCACGGTCGAACTCAGGGCCTCCCGCGAGCGCGATCACGTCATCATCCAGGTCGAGGACGACGGGGCCGGCCTCGACGTCGAGGCGATCAGAGACAAGGCCATCGAGAAGGGCGTCCGTTCGCCCGAAGAGTTAGAGGCGATGGACGACTCCTCGATCTACGACCTGGTCTTTCACCCCGGCTTCTCGACGGCCGACCAGGTCACCGACACGAGCGGCCGCGGCGTCGGCATGGACGTGGTCCACGACACCGTCACACAACTGGACGGGTCGGTCAACGTCGAGTCGACGCCGGGCGAGGGGACGACGGTGTCGCTTCGCCTGCCGGTGACGATGGCGATCGTCAAGGTGCTGTTCGTCGAGGTCGGCGACGAGGAGTACGGGATCCCGCTGAAGAACGTCGACGAGATCACCCGTGCCGACGACCGCAAGCAGGTCAACGGCAAGGACGTGATCAAGCACAACGACGAGATCTACCCGATCATTCAGCTGGGCGAGACGTTCGACGCGCCCGGCGAGACCGCCAACGGCGACGGGATGCTCGTCCGCGTCCGGGAGTCCGAGCGCCAGGTCGCGTTGCACTGTGACTCGGTCAACAGCCAGGAGGAAGTCGTCGTCAAGCCGCTGGAGGGGATCCTCAGCGGAACGCCCGGCCTGTCCGGGACCGCGGTGCTCGGCGACGGAAACATCGTCCACATCCTCGACGTGGTGACGCTATGA
- a CDS encoding chemotaxis protein CheW, whose product MSTTEGQVLEFELGEETYCVSIDYVTEIVDVGDLTTVPNAPRHVEGVMDLRGRTTSIVNPKSVFGIGDGGAEQRIIVFDPEIVEDQSAAGWLVDEVDQVVQISDEQVDDSPAADSDGSIRGVVKRDDDFVIWVDPRVVHSN is encoded by the coding sequence ATGTCAACAACAGAAGGTCAGGTACTCGAATTCGAACTGGGCGAAGAGACGTACTGCGTCAGCATCGACTACGTCACGGAGATCGTCGACGTGGGCGACCTGACGACAGTCCCGAACGCGCCCCGCCACGTCGAAGGGGTGATGGACCTGCGCGGGCGGACCACGTCGATCGTGAACCCCAAGTCGGTGTTCGGGATCGGCGACGGCGGTGCCGAACAGCGAATCATCGTCTTCGATCCGGAGATCGTCGAAGACCAGAGCGCCGCCGGCTGGCTCGTCGACGAAGTCGACCAGGTGGTCCAGATCTCCGACGAACAGGTCGACGACTCGCCGGCCGCCGACAGCGACGGGTCGATCCGCGGCGTCGTCAAGCGGGACGACGACTTCGTCATCTGGGTCGATCCGCGGGTCGTTCACTCGAATTAG
- a CDS encoding archaellin/type IV pilin N-terminal domain-containing protein, translating to MIELFDDEENDRGQVGIGTLIVFIAMVLVAAIAAGVLINTAGFLQSSAEESGEQSSAQVTNRLQVVNAVGEEIIDADSSTSGDAEVARVILTVKKAPGADNVDLETTTAQWVSDGGTFNIVEDTRFDNTNHDAAFLTGTFQDDDASISDSTVLNDPADRATMTFETTQLSSTNSGGATVDGGNDDALVSDSLSEGSTATVKLNTQAGGETTATLVVPESLSGKSAVSL from the coding sequence ATGATCGAACTATTCGACGACGAGGAAAACGACCGCGGGCAGGTCGGGATCGGGACGCTAATCGTGTTCATCGCGATGGTCCTGGTCGCGGCGATCGCCGCCGGTGTGCTGATCAACACCGCCGGGTTCCTGCAGTCCAGTGCCGAAGAGAGCGGTGAACAGTCCAGTGCGCAGGTCACCAACCGACTGCAAGTCGTCAACGCAGTTGGTGAAGAAATCATCGATGCTGACTCCTCAACGAGCGGCGACGCTGAGGTGGCTCGTGTCATCTTGACAGTTAAGAAAGCTCCGGGTGCCGACAACGTCGATCTGGAAACTACTACCGCACAGTGGGTCTCCGACGGTGGGACCTTCAATATTGTCGAGGACACTAGATTCGACAACACCAACCACGATGCGGCATTCTTGACCGGGACATTCCAAGATGATGACGCTTCTATCTCTGACAGCACCGTGCTTAATGATCCTGCGGACCGCGCTACCATGACCTTCGAGACTACTCAGTTGAGTTCTACCAACAGTGGCGGTGCAACTGTTGATGGGGGTAACGATGATGCACTCGTTAGTGACTCCCTCTCCGAGGGATCGACTGCGACGGTCAAGCTGAACACGCAGGCCGGTGGCGAGACGACGGCGACGCTGGTCGTGCCCGAGTCCCTCTCCGGGAAATCTGCGGTCAGCCTCTAA
- a CDS encoding archaellin/type IV pilin N-terminal domain-containing protein: protein MIELFDDEENDRGQVGIGTLIVFIAMVLVAAIAAGVLINTAGFLQSSAEESGEQSSAQVTNRLQVVNAVGEDIVDDSGFEVTTVNITVKKAPGADNVDLETTTAQWVSSDGTFNVVSEPASGTGGTSGDATFAISTFQDDDNSIGNSDVLNDPSDRATMTFRTDSHNNGNTVVSTVNADLTEGSTATVKLNTQAGGETTATLVVPESLSGKSAVSL, encoded by the coding sequence ATGATCGAACTATTCGACGACGAGGAAAACGACCGCGGGCAGGTCGGGATCGGGACGCTGATCGTGTTCATCGCGATGGTCCTGGTCGCGGCGATCGCCGCCGGTGTGCTGATCAACACCGCCGGGTTCCTGCAGTCCAGTGCCGAAGAGAGCGGTGAACAGTCCAGTGCGCAGGTCACTAACCGACTGCAAGTCGTCAACGCAGTTGGTGAAGACATTGTCGATGACAGTGGTTTCGAGGTGACGACGGTCAACATTACCGTCAAGAAGGCTCCAGGTGCTGACAACGTCGACCTCGAGACTACGACTGCACAGTGGGTCTCCTCTGATGGGACATTCAATGTCGTTAGTGAGCCAGCCTCAGGCACTGGAGGGACCTCGGGAGATGCTACCTTCGCAATCTCGACGTTCCAGGACGACGATAATTCGATCGGCAACAGTGATGTCCTGAATGATCCGTCTGACCGCGCAACCATGACGTTCCGTACTGATTCACATAATAACGGGAATACAGTGGTCAGCACTGTCAATGCGGACCTCACTGAAGGTTCAACTGCGACGGTCAAGCTGAACACGCAGGCCGGTGGCGAGACGACGGCGACGCTGGTCGTGCCCGAGTCTCTCTCCGGGAAATCTGCGGTCAGCCTCTAA
- a CDS encoding protein-glutamate methylesterase/protein-glutamine glutaminase: MAGSTPRAVVADDSHFMRSVISDILDEGGVDVVAEAKNGREAVALVDEHRPDVVTMDVEMPEMDGISAVEQIMEQCPTPVLMLSAHTDENADVTFEALDVGAVDFFTKPGGEVSMEMSRLKDQLLEMVLSVADVDVSGTSGRTPTASPNRSPTSTPEAVADDYDANPTLIIGSSTGGPKMVESVLSELPLAADFRVLVVQHMPGGFTGRFAQRIDARSDYDVREAQDGDRISGGEALIAAGDYHLRVKNYRNGRLRVKLSDDPPVNSVRPAVDVTMETAADVIDDPLVGVILTGMGNDGAAGIERIKAAGGRTIAQDEATSAVYGMPQRAAETGCVDSILPIEEIPAGIVETIKREVT, translated from the coding sequence ATGGCCGGTAGTACACCCCGCGCCGTCGTCGCAGACGACTCTCACTTCATGCGTAGTGTCATCTCCGACATCCTGGACGAGGGTGGTGTCGACGTCGTCGCGGAGGCCAAAAACGGTCGCGAGGCGGTCGCGCTCGTCGACGAACACCGGCCGGACGTCGTGACCATGGACGTGGAAATGCCCGAGATGGATGGCATCAGTGCCGTCGAGCAGATCATGGAACAGTGCCCGACGCCGGTCCTGATGCTGTCGGCTCACACTGACGAGAACGCGGACGTGACCTTCGAGGCGCTCGACGTGGGTGCGGTCGACTTCTTCACCAAACCCGGCGGCGAGGTCTCGATGGAGATGTCGCGGCTGAAAGACCAGCTCCTCGAGATGGTCCTGTCCGTGGCCGACGTGGACGTGTCGGGCACGTCGGGACGGACACCGACTGCGTCGCCGAATCGGTCGCCCACCAGTACGCCCGAGGCGGTCGCGGACGACTACGATGCGAACCCGACGTTGATCATCGGCTCCTCGACGGGCGGACCGAAGATGGTCGAGTCCGTCCTCTCGGAGTTGCCCCTGGCAGCGGACTTTCGCGTGCTGGTCGTCCAGCACATGCCCGGCGGTTTCACCGGACGGTTCGCGCAGCGAATCGACGCCCGGAGCGACTACGACGTGCGGGAAGCCCAGGACGGTGACCGCATCTCGGGCGGCGAGGCGCTGATCGCGGCCGGCGACTACCACCTGCGAGTCAAGAACTACCGGAACGGGCGGCTGCGGGTCAAGCTGTCGGACGATCCACCGGTCAACAGCGTCCGGCCGGCCGTCGACGTGACCATGGAGACGGCCGCGGACGTGATCGACGACCCGCTGGTCGGGGTGATACTCACCGGAATGGGCAACGACGGTGCAGCGGGTATCGAGCGGATCAAAGCGGCCGGCGGACGGACCATCGCACAGGACGAGGCCACGTCGGCGGTCTACGGAATGCCACAGCGAGCGGCCGAGACCGGCTGTGTCGACAGCATCCTGCCGATCGAGGAGATCCCGGCAGGTATCGTCGAGACGATCAAACGAGAGGTGACATAA
- a CDS encoding HEAT repeat domain-containing protein, with translation MSLYQLERDGEVQEIIRTLRESDNPKVRARAAELLGNFPNHDDRRDVVNALVEAAQGEDSRIAATAVDSLDELGGDAIEQLIADMAGVDFGDDGAEWVRAKAFTQALDADVPELRMAAANGLGQLEQADTVGPLSNRFDDDDPRVRARAARACGKIGDPRAVGPLESLLRDPKAAVRREAADALGSIGNRQALQALLPLYEDDNERVRRIAVGAFGNFGNDRPVDYLVESLTDESSGVRQTAVYSLIELLSNVPTEQSHEIRDTVVERLSSTDDRSVVVPLVEILEESTQNAQRRNTAWLLGRVTGEQERVRVIESLIDALHEDDQMLRQFAATSLAEIDGDDVERRLLSVVDDEAVDPDVRAQAIFTLGKVGSERSRKTLDRIIDQTENETIRKRAFSAISKLGGRR, from the coding sequence ATGAGCCTCTACCAGCTGGAACGAGACGGCGAGGTACAGGAGATCATCCGGACGCTCCGGGAGTCGGACAACCCGAAGGTCAGAGCGCGGGCGGCGGAGCTACTCGGGAACTTCCCGAACCACGACGACCGGCGAGACGTAGTCAACGCCCTCGTCGAGGCGGCCCAGGGCGAGGACAGTCGGATCGCCGCGACGGCCGTCGACTCGCTGGACGAGCTGGGCGGAGACGCGATCGAGCAGCTGATCGCCGACATGGCCGGCGTCGACTTCGGCGACGACGGAGCCGAGTGGGTCCGCGCGAAGGCGTTCACGCAGGCCCTCGACGCGGACGTGCCCGAACTCAGGATGGCGGCGGCCAACGGCCTCGGCCAGCTCGAACAGGCAGATACGGTCGGTCCGCTGTCGAACCGCTTCGACGACGACGACCCGCGCGTTCGGGCGCGGGCCGCGCGGGCCTGTGGGAAGATCGGCGATCCACGGGCGGTCGGTCCGCTCGAATCCCTGCTCCGGGATCCGAAGGCGGCCGTCCGCAGGGAGGCCGCCGACGCGCTGGGGTCGATCGGGAACCGACAGGCCCTACAGGCGCTGCTCCCCCTGTACGAGGACGACAACGAGCGCGTCCGACGGATCGCCGTCGGAGCCTTCGGCAACTTCGGCAACGACCGGCCGGTCGACTACCTCGTCGAGTCGCTCACCGACGAGTCCTCCGGCGTCCGCCAGACCGCCGTCTACTCGCTGATCGAACTGCTCTCGAACGTCCCGACAGAGCAGAGCCACGAGATACGGGACACCGTCGTCGAGCGACTCTCCTCGACCGACGACCGCAGCGTGGTCGTGCCGCTGGTCGAGATCCTCGAAGAGAGCACACAGAACGCCCAGCGGCGCAACACCGCGTGGCTGCTGGGCCGGGTCACCGGCGAGCAAGAGCGCGTCCGCGTCATCGAGTCGCTGATCGACGCGCTACACGAGGACGATCAGATGCTCCGGCAGTTCGCCGCGACAAGCCTGGCCGAGATCGACGGCGACGACGTGGAGCGGCGGCTCCTGTCGGTCGTCGATGACGAGGCAGTCGACCCCGATGTTCGCGCACAGGCGATCTTCACGCTCGGGAAGGTCGGGAGCGAGCGCTCGCGCAAGACCCTGGACCGAATCATCGATCAGACCGAGAACGAGACGATCCGCAAGCGAGCGTTCTCGGCGATCTCCAAGCTCGGCGGCCGACGATGA
- a CDS encoding archaellin/type IV pilin N-terminal domain-containing protein, protein MIELFNDEENDRGQVGIGTLIVFIAMVLVAAIAAGVLINTAGFLQSSAEESGEQSSAQVTNRLQVVDAVGDGIIDDTTASSDTAEVTRVTLTVKKAPGADNVDLETTTAQWVSSDGTYNIVAATRDDFSTSNHGGAFGIGTFQDDDNSITESSVLNDPADRATMTFETTDVSNSNDGRTVEDSDGNTNSNFEIDTDLGEGSTATVKLNTQAGGETTATLVVPESLSGKSAVSL, encoded by the coding sequence ATGATCGAACTATTCAACGACGAGGAAAACGACCGCGGGCAGGTCGGGATCGGGACGCTGATCGTGTTCATCGCGATGGTCCTGGTCGCGGCGATCGCCGCCGGTGTGCTGATCAACACCGCCGGGTTCCTGCAGTCCAGTGCCGAAGAGAGCGGTGAACAGTCCAGTGCGCAGGTCACCAACCGACTGCAAGTCGTCGACGCAGTTGGTGACGGAATCATCGATGACACCACAGCTAGTAGTGACACGGCGGAGGTTACTCGCGTGACGCTGACCGTTAAGAAGGCTCCAGGTGCCGACAACGTCGATCTGGAGACCACCACTGCACAGTGGGTCTCCAGCGATGGGACGTACAACATCGTCGCAGCGACGAGAGATGACTTTTCTACGAGTAACCATGGTGGTGCGTTCGGAATCGGAACGTTCCAAGATGACGACAATTCGATAACGGAGAGCTCTGTGCTCAACGATCCTGCTGACCGCGCTACGATGACCTTCGAAACCACTGACGTGTCCAACAGCAACGACGGTCGAACAGTTGAAGACAGCGATGGTAATACCAATTCGAACTTCGAGATTGATACCGACCTCGGCGAGGGTTCGACCGCAACGGTCAAGCTGAACACGCAGGCCGGTGGCGAGACGACGGCGACGCTGGTCGTGCCCGAGTCCCTCTCCGGGAAATCTGCGGTCAGCCTCTAA